Proteins from a genomic interval of Arthrobacter sp. CAN_C5:
- a CDS encoding glucose-6-phosphate dehydrogenase assembly protein OpcA, with protein sequence MIVELPDTTTSKVSKEIMTLRDKGGVVALGRVLTLVVITSSGHEEEAILAANLASREHPCRIIVLALGSDEEQTRLDAQIRVGGDAGASDVIVLKGYGQLAEENESLVSALLLPDAPIVAWWPHGAPENASRTSIGSIAHRRITDAANEPDPVAALSTIRGTYAAGDTDLAWTRLTNWRIQLAAVLDQLDDSPITAVTVEGAVDSPSTVLLAAWLTLALDAPVTIAAGPAGTGLRRVRLSRPAGDVELNRPHQSVAELYQPGQPVQRISLPRRSLQDCLAEELRRLDPDEVFGEVIMEGLARTNLRSVRPSER encoded by the coding sequence ATGATCGTCGAACTGCCTGACACCACCACCTCAAAGGTGTCCAAAGAAATCATGACGCTGCGCGACAAGGGCGGAGTCGTCGCGCTGGGTCGGGTGCTCACCCTGGTGGTCATCACGTCGTCCGGCCACGAGGAGGAGGCGATCCTCGCTGCGAACCTGGCCAGCCGTGAGCACCCCTGCCGGATTATCGTCCTCGCGCTCGGCTCCGATGAGGAGCAGACCCGGCTGGACGCCCAGATCCGGGTGGGCGGTGACGCCGGCGCCTCCGACGTGATCGTCCTCAAGGGCTACGGGCAACTCGCCGAGGAAAACGAATCCCTCGTGTCGGCGCTGCTGCTCCCCGATGCTCCCATAGTGGCCTGGTGGCCCCACGGTGCACCGGAAAACGCCTCCCGGACATCCATCGGCAGTATTGCGCACCGGCGGATCACCGATGCAGCCAACGAGCCGGACCCCGTGGCTGCCCTGTCAACGATCCGGGGGACCTACGCGGCCGGTGACACCGACCTGGCCTGGACCCGGCTGACAAATTGGCGGATCCAGCTCGCGGCGGTCCTCGACCAACTGGACGACTCACCCATTACCGCTGTCACAGTGGAGGGTGCAGTGGATTCGCCCAGCACCGTGCTCCTTGCCGCCTGGCTTACCCTGGCGCTGGACGCACCGGTCACCATCGCAGCCGGACCGGCGGGCACCGGACTGCGTCGGGTGAGGTTGTCCCGACCCGCAGGCGACGTCGAATTGAACCGGCCCCACCAGTCCGTCGCCGAGCTTTACCAGCCGGGCCAGCCGGTGCAGCGGATTTCCCTGCCACGGCGGAGCCTGCAAGACTGTTTGGCAGAAGAGCTCCGCCGTCTCGACCCGGATGAGGTATTCGGCGAGGTGATTATGGAGGGGCTCGCACGGACCAACCTAAGGAGCGTGCGTCCAAGTGAACGCTGA
- the pgl gene encoding 6-phosphogluconolactonase has product MNAEPKVSIHPDSSLLAATVAARLITRLVDVQNERGSATVVLTGGAIGTAALAAVAESPACSAVDWSRVDFWWGDERFLSASDPDRNAVQAREALLGKLGLAESQVNEFGSSDDFADQDAAAADYAARLQDAADAERALAGDGTADGNRAGDSQDARLPRFDVLLLGVGPDAHIASLFPEMPGIRTKEQTVVGVTDAPKQPPLRISLTLEALNSAQEIWIAAGGQDKAGAVGLALAGAGTVQVPASGARGRRKTLWLIDQEAAAQLPGRLIDSGNDEPDDEAP; this is encoded by the coding sequence GTGAACGCTGAACCCAAAGTAAGTATCCACCCTGATTCCTCGTTGCTGGCGGCCACTGTCGCCGCCCGGTTGATCACCCGGCTCGTCGACGTGCAAAACGAACGCGGATCCGCGACCGTGGTGCTCACCGGTGGCGCAATCGGTACTGCGGCACTCGCGGCCGTCGCCGAATCGCCGGCCTGCTCGGCGGTCGACTGGAGCAGGGTCGACTTCTGGTGGGGAGACGAACGCTTCCTCAGCGCCAGCGACCCGGATCGCAACGCAGTCCAGGCACGTGAGGCCCTTCTCGGGAAGCTCGGCCTTGCCGAGTCCCAGGTCAACGAGTTCGGTTCGAGCGATGACTTCGCAGACCAGGACGCTGCCGCGGCCGACTATGCCGCGCGGCTTCAGGACGCCGCCGACGCCGAACGGGCCCTCGCCGGTGATGGAACCGCCGACGGCAACCGTGCGGGAGACAGCCAGGATGCACGGCTCCCCCGGTTCGATGTCCTCTTGCTGGGGGTGGGACCGGACGCCCACATTGCGTCCCTGTTTCCGGAGATGCCCGGTATCAGGACCAAGGAGCAGACCGTGGTGGGAGTGACGGACGCGCCGAAACAGCCACCGTTGCGCATTTCCCTGACCCTCGAGGCGTTGAACTCCGCGCAGGAGATCTGGATCGCCGCGGGCGGGCAGGACAAGGCGGGCGCAGTGGGCCTTGCCCTGGCCGGTGCAGGCACTGTGCAGGTTCCAGCGTCGGGTGCACGCGGCCGGCGCAAGACGCTCTGGCTTATCGATCAGGAAGCAGCGGCTCAACTTCCCGGGCGGCTGATCGACTCCGGGAATGACGAACCCGACGACGAGGCTCCTTGA
- a CDS encoding RNA polymerase-binding protein RbpA — translation MVIAGNAFKGTRIGTDSYGGMAGWQAESGRSPAVVDRTVVSYWCIENHETKPTFAKLHEDEIPEVWECGSCGRAAGRLPGVEPLVDCIEPFKSHLQYAKERRTDEEAASVLEQALCNLRARRSGLRVT, via the coding sequence ATGGTTATCGCGGGAAACGCATTTAAGGGCACACGAATCGGAACTGATTCCTACGGGGGAATGGCTGGCTGGCAAGCCGAATCCGGACGGAGTCCGGCTGTCGTGGACCGAACCGTAGTGAGCTATTGGTGCATCGAAAACCACGAGACGAAACCGACGTTTGCCAAACTCCACGAGGACGAGATCCCCGAAGTCTGGGAATGCGGGTCGTGCGGTCGTGCAGCTGGCAGGCTGCCCGGCGTGGAACCCCTCGTGGATTGCATCGAACCGTTCAAGAGCCACCTGCAGTACGCGAAGGAGCGCCGCACCGACGAGGAAGCGGCTTCCGTCCTCGAGCAGGCACTCTGCAACCTGCGGGCCCGGCGGTCAGGTCTTCGGGTTACCTAG
- the secG gene encoding preprotein translocase subunit SecG has translation MDILRIILLVLLAITSMLLVLLILLHKGRGGGMSDMFGGGMTTSMGSSGVAERNLNRFTVALGLSWGVVIVALGLIQRFAD, from the coding sequence GTGGACATTCTCCGAATCATCTTGTTGGTTCTCCTTGCCATCACCAGCATGCTGCTCGTCCTGCTGATCCTGCTGCACAAGGGCCGCGGCGGTGGCATGTCCGACATGTTCGGTGGCGGCATGACCACCAGCATGGGCTCGTCAGGTGTTGCTGAGCGGAACCTCAATCGTTTCACGGTCGCCCTCGGGCTGAGCTGGGGCGTAGTCATCGTGGCGCTTGGACTGATCCAGCGGTTCGCCGACTAG
- the tpiA gene encoding triose-phosphate isomerase: MTSSTNGTYDRRPLIAGNWKMNLDHVQGITLLQKLAWTLDDAGHDYRCAEVAVFPPFTDLRGVQTLVRGDDLQVVYGGQDLSPHDSGAYTGDISGQFLEKLGCSYVLVGHSERRAIHQESDELLASKVKAAFRHNLTPILCAGEGLEVRQAGNHVEHTLSQLRSGIEGLSAEQVAELVVAYEPVWAIGTGEVAGPEDAQEMCAALRAELTTLYDAETAGKVRLLYGGSVKAANAGSILKGRDVDGLLVGGASLDAAEFASIVRFEHLLVTD; the protein is encoded by the coding sequence ATGACTTCCTCAACCAACGGCACGTACGACCGCCGTCCCCTGATCGCTGGCAACTGGAAGATGAACCTGGACCACGTCCAGGGAATCACTCTTCTCCAGAAGCTCGCCTGGACCCTCGACGATGCCGGGCATGACTACCGGTGCGCCGAAGTGGCAGTTTTCCCGCCCTTCACCGACCTCCGCGGGGTGCAGACCCTCGTCCGGGGCGACGACCTGCAGGTGGTGTACGGCGGCCAGGATCTGTCCCCGCACGACTCCGGGGCCTACACCGGGGATATTTCCGGGCAGTTCCTCGAGAAATTGGGATGCTCCTACGTTCTCGTCGGCCACTCCGAGCGGCGGGCGATCCACCAGGAGTCCGACGAGCTGCTAGCCAGCAAGGTCAAGGCTGCGTTCCGTCACAACCTGACCCCCATCCTGTGCGCCGGCGAGGGCCTTGAGGTACGGCAGGCCGGCAACCATGTGGAGCATACCCTCAGCCAGCTGCGGAGCGGCATCGAAGGACTCAGCGCCGAGCAGGTCGCCGAGCTGGTCGTCGCGTACGAGCCGGTCTGGGCCATCGGCACCGGCGAGGTGGCGGGTCCGGAGGATGCGCAGGAGATGTGCGCCGCCCTGCGGGCCGAACTTACCACCCTGTACGACGCGGAGACGGCTGGGAAGGTGCGCCTGCTCTACGGCGGATCGGTCAAGGCCGCGAACGCAGGCTCCATCCTGAAGGGCCGCGACGTTGACGGCTTGCTGGTCGGTGGTGCCAGCCTGGACGCTGCCGAGTTTGCTAGTATTGTCAGGTTCGAACATCTTCTGGTCACTGACTAA
- a CDS encoding phosphoglycerate kinase produces the protein MASSLDDLLQLGVRGRTVLVRSDLNVPLDTSGSAPRVTDDGRLRASLPVLQKLTQEGAAVIVMAHLGRPKGAPDERYSLKPAVDRLAELADFPVTLAGDTTGEDAREQAAGLRSGSVLVLENVRFDARETSKDDGERQAFAAELAALTGDDGAYVNDAFGAVHRKHASVYDIAAVLPSYQGDLVRTEVEVLQRLTGEPVAPFVVVLGGSKVSDKLAVIENLLGIADRILVGGGMVFTFLAAQGHRVGASLLEEDQLDVVRSYLERAQQAGTEFVLPTDIVVAAKFAADAEHETVAADAIEGSSFGADGIGLDIGPESGAAFAESIATAGTVFWNGPMGVFEFDAFAGGTKAVAQALTEATTRGALTVVGGGDSAAAVRSLGFSDNQFGHISTGGGASLEYLEGKELPGLTALGQ, from the coding sequence GTGGCCTCCTCCCTTGATGACCTCCTGCAGCTCGGCGTCCGTGGACGCACCGTCCTGGTCCGGTCGGACCTGAACGTCCCGCTCGACACCTCGGGGTCCGCCCCGCGGGTGACCGATGATGGCCGGCTCAGGGCTTCCCTGCCGGTGCTGCAGAAGCTCACCCAGGAGGGGGCCGCGGTGATCGTGATGGCTCATCTGGGACGCCCGAAGGGTGCACCCGATGAGCGGTATTCGCTGAAACCAGCGGTTGACCGGCTCGCCGAGCTGGCAGATTTCCCCGTCACGCTCGCCGGGGACACCACCGGGGAGGACGCCAGGGAGCAGGCCGCGGGGCTGCGCTCCGGTAGCGTCCTGGTGTTGGAGAACGTGCGCTTCGACGCCCGGGAGACCAGCAAGGACGACGGCGAACGGCAGGCCTTCGCTGCCGAACTCGCCGCTCTTACCGGCGACGACGGCGCTTACGTCAACGATGCCTTCGGTGCGGTGCACCGGAAACACGCGAGCGTCTACGACATCGCAGCGGTCCTGCCGTCCTACCAGGGCGACCTGGTCAGGACTGAGGTGGAAGTGCTGCAGCGTCTCACCGGCGAACCGGTGGCACCCTTCGTGGTGGTGCTCGGGGGGTCCAAGGTGTCGGACAAGCTTGCGGTGATCGAAAACCTGCTGGGTATCGCGGACCGCATCCTCGTCGGCGGCGGCATGGTGTTCACCTTCCTTGCTGCGCAGGGCCACAGGGTGGGCGCGAGCCTCCTCGAGGAAGACCAGCTCGACGTCGTCAGGAGCTACCTCGAACGGGCGCAGCAGGCGGGCACCGAGTTCGTGCTCCCCACCGACATTGTGGTGGCCGCGAAGTTCGCTGCCGACGCCGAGCACGAGACCGTCGCCGCGGATGCCATTGAAGGAAGCTCTTTCGGCGCCGACGGGATCGGCCTCGACATCGGACCCGAGTCGGGTGCCGCCTTTGCCGAGTCCATCGCGACCGCAGGGACCGTGTTCTGGAACGGGCCGATGGGTGTGTTCGAGTTCGACGCCTTCGCGGGCGGTACCAAAGCCGTGGCGCAGGCCCTCACCGAGGCGACCACCCGCGGTGCACTGACGGTGGTCGGCGGTGGCGACTCTGCCGCGGCGGTCCGCTCACTCGGTTTCAGCGACAACCAGTTTGGCCATATTTCGACCGGCGGAGGTGCCAGCCTCGAGTACCTCGAAGGCAAGGAACTCCCCGGACTGACCGCCCTCGGGCAGTAG
- the gap gene encoding type I glyceraldehyde-3-phosphate dehydrogenase codes for MTTRVGINGFGRIGRNFFRAALEQGADLEIVAVNDLTSPEALAHLLKYDSVTGRLAATVEVKDGNIVVDGKSIKVLAERDPASLPWKDLGVDIVIESTGFFTKASDAQKHIDAGAKKVIISAPATDEDFTVVLGVNDDQYDPENHNIISNASCTTNCLGPLAKVLNDSFGVERGLMTTIHAYTADQNLQDGPHKDLRRARAAALNMVPTSTGAAKAIGLVLPELKGKLDGYAIRVPVPTGSATDLTVTVSREVTVEEVNAAFKAAASEGKMAGYLTYTDAPIVSSDIVGDPSSSIFDSGLTKVIGNQVKVVGWYDNEWGYSSRLVDLTSIVASKLS; via the coding sequence ATGACTACTCGTGTAGGAATCAACGGCTTCGGTCGAATCGGGCGCAACTTTTTCCGCGCCGCACTGGAGCAGGGTGCTGACCTGGAAATCGTTGCCGTCAACGACCTGACCAGCCCTGAGGCCCTGGCCCACCTGCTGAAGTATGACTCCGTCACGGGTCGTCTGGCAGCCACCGTCGAGGTCAAGGACGGGAACATTGTGGTGGACGGCAAGTCCATCAAGGTCCTCGCGGAGCGCGACCCCGCGAGCCTGCCGTGGAAGGACCTCGGAGTGGACATCGTCATCGAGTCCACCGGCTTCTTCACCAAGGCCTCGGATGCGCAGAAGCACATTGACGCCGGCGCCAAGAAGGTCATCATCTCGGCTCCAGCCACCGATGAGGACTTCACGGTTGTGCTGGGCGTCAACGACGACCAGTACGATCCCGAGAACCACAACATCATCTCCAACGCCTCCTGCACCACCAACTGCCTGGGGCCGCTCGCCAAGGTGCTCAATGACAGCTTCGGCGTCGAGCGTGGCCTGATGACCACCATCCACGCCTACACCGCAGACCAGAACCTGCAGGACGGCCCGCACAAGGATCTGCGCCGCGCCCGTGCCGCAGCCCTGAACATGGTTCCCACCTCCACCGGTGCGGCCAAGGCCATCGGCCTGGTGCTTCCGGAGCTGAAGGGCAAGCTTGACGGCTACGCCATCCGCGTTCCGGTCCCCACCGGATCGGCCACCGACCTGACAGTCACGGTCTCCCGCGAGGTCACCGTCGAGGAAGTCAACGCCGCCTTCAAGGCAGCCGCCTCGGAGGGCAAGATGGCCGGCTACCTCACCTACACGGACGCCCCGATCGTGTCGTCGGACATCGTGGGCGATCCGTCGTCCTCCATCTTCGACTCGGGCCTGACCAAGGTCATCGGCAACCAGGTGAAGGTTGTGGGCTGGTACGACAACGAGTGGGGCTACTCAAGCCGCCTGGTCGACCTGACCAGCATCGTTGCCTCCAAGCTCTCCTAA
- a CDS encoding superoxide dismutase, with the protein MSEYVLPELNYDYAALEPHISARIMELHHSKHHAAYVKGANDAMAQLAEAREKGDFGNISKLSKDLAFHTGGHINHSVFWNNLSPEGGDSPEGELAAAIDDAFGSFDKFRAQFSAAALALQGSGWAFLAYEPIGGNLVIEQLYDQQGNVAVGTTPLLMLDMWEHAFYLDYVNVKADYVKAFWNIVNWADVAKRFAAARTSATSLIVVG; encoded by the coding sequence GTGAGCGAGTACGTACTGCCCGAACTGAACTACGACTATGCTGCCCTGGAGCCGCACATCTCCGCACGCATCATGGAGCTCCACCACAGCAAGCACCACGCCGCCTATGTCAAGGGTGCCAACGACGCCATGGCCCAGCTGGCGGAGGCCCGCGAAAAGGGTGACTTCGGAAATATCTCGAAGCTCTCCAAGGACCTCGCCTTCCACACTGGCGGCCACATCAACCACTCAGTCTTCTGGAACAACCTCTCCCCAGAGGGCGGCGACTCTCCCGAGGGTGAACTCGCCGCAGCCATCGACGACGCCTTTGGTTCGTTCGACAAGTTCCGCGCCCAGTTCAGCGCGGCTGCCCTTGCCCTGCAGGGCTCCGGGTGGGCGTTCCTCGCCTACGAGCCCATCGGCGGCAACCTGGTCATCGAACAGCTCTACGATCAGCAGGGCAACGTGGCGGTCGGCACCACGCCGCTGCTCATGCTGGACATGTGGGAGCACGCCTTCTACCTGGACTACGTCAACGTCAAGGCTGACTACGTCAAGGCCTTCTGGAACATCGTGAACTGGGCCGACGTCGCCAAGCGCTTCGCCGCTGCCCGCACGTCGGCTACCTCGCTGATCGTCGTCGGCTAG
- the whiA gene encoding DNA-binding protein WhiA — MALTADVKEELSHLSVKKSSVRKAEVSALLRFAGGLHIISGRIVIEAEVDLASTARRLRTTIAEVYGHNSEIIVVSGGGLRRGNRYVVRVVRDGESLARQTGLLDNRGRPVRGLPSAVVNGSTADAEAVWRGAFLAHGSLTEPGRSSSLEVTCPGPESALALVGAARRLGIAAKAREVRGVDRVVIRDGDTIAALLTRMGAHDALMVWEERRMRKEVRATANRLANFDDANLRRSAQAAVAAGARVERALEILGEGVPDHLKYAGELRVAHKQASLDELGGLASPPMTKDAIAGRIRRLLAMADKRAIEIGIPGTDANVTADMLDE; from the coding sequence GTGGCGCTGACTGCGGACGTTAAAGAGGAGCTGTCGCACCTCTCTGTCAAGAAGTCATCGGTTCGCAAAGCCGAGGTGTCGGCCCTGCTGCGATTCGCTGGGGGCCTGCACATCATTTCCGGCCGGATTGTCATTGAAGCGGAGGTGGACCTCGCGTCGACTGCACGTCGGCTGCGCACCACCATCGCCGAAGTGTATGGACACAACAGCGAAATCATCGTCGTCTCCGGAGGCGGCCTGCGCCGCGGCAACCGGTATGTGGTCCGGGTGGTGCGCGACGGCGAATCCCTCGCCCGGCAAACCGGCCTCCTCGACAACCGTGGCCGCCCGGTCCGCGGGCTCCCCTCCGCCGTGGTGAACGGTTCCACGGCCGACGCCGAAGCGGTGTGGCGGGGCGCCTTTCTCGCCCACGGCTCCCTGACCGAGCCTGGGCGCTCCTCCTCCCTCGAAGTCACCTGTCCCGGCCCGGAGTCCGCGCTGGCACTGGTGGGCGCAGCACGCCGGCTCGGCATCGCTGCCAAGGCACGCGAGGTCAGGGGAGTGGACCGTGTGGTCATCCGCGACGGGGACACCATCGCCGCTCTGCTCACCCGCATGGGAGCACACGACGCACTCATGGTCTGGGAGGAACGCAGGATGCGCAAGGAAGTGCGCGCTACCGCGAACCGGCTGGCCAACTTCGACGACGCCAACCTCCGCAGATCCGCCCAGGCGGCGGTCGCTGCGGGGGCGCGGGTGGAGCGTGCCCTCGAAATTCTGGGGGAGGGTGTACCCGACCACCTCAAGTACGCCGGTGAGTTGCGGGTGGCCCACAAGCAGGCCAGTCTTGACGAACTCGGTGGACTGGCCAGCCCTCCCATGACCAAGGACGCGATCGCTGGGCGTATTCGACGGCTGCTCGCGATGGCCGACAAGCGTGCCATAGAGATTGGAATACCGGGAACCGACGCCAATGTGACAGCCGACATGTTGGACGAGTGA